The DNA sequence CTCGGTCACCTCGCGCTTGAGGTCGCGGTTCGTCGCCGCGACCAGACGGAAGTCGGCCTCCACGGACGCCGACCCACCCATGCGCGTGACCTTCTTCTCCTCGATCACGCGCAGCAGTTCGACCTGGATCTTCGGCGAGATCTCGCCGATCTCGTCCAGGAACAGCGTGCCTCCGTCGGCGAGTTCGAACTTGCCCTTGTGCCGGTACTGTGCGCCGGTGAAGGCGCCACGCTCGTGGCCGAAGAGCTCGCTCTCGAGGGTACCCTCGGGCAGGGCACCACAGTTGACGACCACCAGGGGCATGTAGGCACGCGGGCTGTTCGCGTGCACCGCGCGGGCGACGAGTTCCTTGCCCACACCCGACTCTCCGGTGATCAACACCGAGGTCTCGGTCGGCGCCACGGTGCCGATCAGTTCGACCACCCGACGGATCTCGGGACTGTGCCCCAGGATCGGCCGCGGCTGTACGATCTCCTCGAGTTGCTGCTTCAGCCCGCGGTTCTCGCGCACCAGGTCGCGCTTGTCACTGGCGCGGCGCAGGAGGTGCGACAGGACGTCGGGGTCGAAGGGCTTGGTGATGTAGTCGTAGGCGCCGTTCTTCAGAGCGCGAACCGCCGTCTCGACCGACGCGAAGGCGGTCATCATGACCACGCTCAGGTCGGGATCGATCTCGTGCAGACGACGCTGCAGCTCCATGCCGTCCATGCCCGGCATCTTGATGTCGACCAGGGCCAGGTCCCAGTCGCTCTCGCGCATGGCCTTGAGCGCGGCCTGCGCGTCACTGCAGGCACGGACCGAATGCCCGTCCTCCTCCAGCCAGTCCGTCAGCGACTGACGAACGATCTCCTCGTCGTCGACCACCAGGATCCGCAGCGTCTTGGGCGTCGCGTCCATCGCTTCTACCTCGATTCGAGCTCCGTGCCCGCCGGATCCGTCTCGCGCACCTCGGGGTGCAACGGAAGCACGATACGAATGGTCGTTCCCCGACCGACCTCCGAG is a window from the Candidatus Krumholzibacteriia bacterium genome containing:
- a CDS encoding sigma-54 dependent transcriptional regulator → MDATPKTLRILVVDDEEIVRQSLTDWLEEDGHSVRACSDAQAALKAMRESDWDLALVDIKMPGMDGMELQRRLHEIDPDLSVVMMTAFASVETAVRALKNGAYDYITKPFDPDVLSHLLRRASDKRDLVRENRGLKQQLEEIVQPRPILGHSPEIRRVVELIGTVAPTETSVLITGESGVGKELVARAVHANSPRAYMPLVVVNCGALPEGTLESELFGHERGAFTGAQYRHKGKFELADGGTLFLDEIGEISPKIQVELLRVIEEKKVTRMGGSASVEADFRLVAATNRDLKREVTEGRFREDLYYRINVFEIHVPPLRDRREDIRDLVLHFAQRFAGQMNRPVPQFTAPAMERMEAHDWPGNVRELSNAIERALVVQRGGVIDAEDLPIEQGSAVVPGRPASGDRSLATVERDHVLAVLEETDWNISEASRVLRIDRGTVYNKIKQYGLTRDGEVGSAGAGEDR